From a single Fusobacterium pseudoperiodonticum genomic region:
- the smc gene encoding chromosome segregation protein SMC: protein MYLKAVEINGFKSFGEKVYIDFNRGITSIVGPNGSGKSNILDAVLWVLGEQSYKNIRAKESQDVIFSGGKEKKAATKAEVSLIIDNSDRYLDFDNDIVKITRRIHITGENEYLINDSKSRLKEIGNLFLDTGIGKTAYSVIGQGKVERIINSSPKEIKNIIEEAAGIKKLQANRLEAQKNLGNIEVNLDKVEFILNETRENKNKIEKQAELAQKYIDLKDEKSSLAKGIYITELEQKEKNLVENEDIKIKSEEECSILQEKFDKTLNRLTTIDLEKEEVKKQKILIDSRNKELKDVISTKETEQAVTRERLDNFKKDKLLKEEYSLHLENKIEKKLEEINILIAKKEELSKNILEMEAANKEFERKINELEAIKVEKTDLIESRNKKIRDLELEKQLSSNEIENNERKLKSSLDEVEILKKELDEITKKEIANNEEKDLLNSQIKAKQEELAKTEERNEFLVNQLSEISKTINKLSQDIREYEYQEKTSSGKLEALIRMEESNEGFFKSVKEVLNSGISGIDGVLISLIKFDDKLAKAIEAAVSGNLQDIIVEDKEVAKKCIAFLTERKLGRASFLALDTIKVSRREFKGNMPGVLGLAADLVSAEDKYKKVVDFVFGGLLIVENIDVATDILNKNLFAGNIVTVNGELVSSRGRITGGENQKSSINQIFERKKEIKVLEEKVSNLKSKIVEESKRREDLSIKLENYENEIDKIDSLEDNIRKKMELLKKDFENLSEKSERISKELRNIKFNIDDAEKYKTSYQDRINSSVSNIEEIEKHINSLRKDLEADELTLKETLANIDELNKQFSDTRIIFLNNKNSIEQYERDIISKENENSDLKEEKEKNSNVVIELSQNIEELEKNEEQLQKEIEEHIRIYNSENRDIEVLNERENNLSNEERELSKDKSKLETDLLHSNDRLEKITEVIEKIKTDIENINEKLTELTDVTAKAVEVEKLKSSKDYLRSLENKINNFGDVNLLAINEFKELKEKYDYLARERDDVVKSRKQVMDLIQEIDERIHEDFHTTYENINENFNKMCEETIRNTEGRLNIINPEDFDNCGIEIFVKFKNKKKQPLSLLSGGEKSMVAIAFIMAIFMYKPSPFTFLDEIEAALDEKNTKNLLGKLRDFTDKSQFILITHNKETMKESDSIFGVTMNKEIGISKIVSPDKITKILDSNKESN from the coding sequence ATGTATCTAAAAGCAGTTGAAATAAATGGTTTCAAATCTTTTGGTGAAAAAGTATATATAGATTTTAATCGTGGAATAACATCAATAGTTGGACCAAATGGCAGTGGAAAATCAAATATTTTAGATGCTGTCCTATGGGTTTTAGGTGAGCAATCATACAAAAACATCAGAGCAAAAGAAAGCCAAGATGTTATTTTTTCTGGTGGAAAAGAAAAGAAAGCTGCAACAAAAGCAGAAGTTTCATTAATAATAGATAACTCAGATAGATATTTAGATTTTGATAATGATATTGTAAAAATTACAAGAAGAATTCATATCACGGGAGAAAATGAGTATTTAATAAATGATAGTAAAAGTAGACTTAAAGAAATAGGAAATTTATTTCTAGATACAGGAATAGGGAAAACTGCTTATTCTGTTATAGGTCAAGGAAAAGTTGAAAGAATTATAAATTCTTCACCGAAAGAGATTAAAAATATAATTGAAGAAGCAGCAGGAATAAAAAAATTACAAGCTAATAGATTAGAAGCACAAAAGAATTTAGGAAATATAGAAGTAAATTTAGATAAAGTTGAATTTATACTAAATGAAACAAGAGAAAATAAAAATAAAATTGAGAAGCAAGCAGAACTTGCACAAAAATATATAGATTTAAAAGATGAAAAATCATCTTTAGCAAAAGGAATTTATATAACTGAACTTGAGCAAAAAGAAAAAAATCTTGTAGAAAATGAAGATATTAAAATAAAATCAGAAGAAGAATGTTCTATTTTACAAGAAAAATTTGATAAAACTTTAAATAGATTAACTACAATTGACTTGGAAAAAGAAGAAGTAAAAAAACAAAAGATTTTAATAGACTCAAGAAATAAAGAATTAAAAGATGTAATTTCTACTAAGGAAACAGAACAAGCAGTTACTAGAGAAAGATTGGATAACTTTAAAAAGGATAAGTTATTAAAAGAGGAATATAGCTTACATCTAGAAAATAAAATTGAAAAGAAATTAGAAGAAATCAATATTTTAATAGCTAAAAAAGAGGAGCTTTCTAAAAATATTTTGGAAATGGAAGCTGCCAATAAGGAATTTGAAAGAAAAATAAATGAATTAGAAGCTATAAAGGTTGAAAAAACTGATTTAATTGAAAGTAGAAACAAGAAAATCAGAGACTTAGAACTGGAAAAGCAATTGAGTTCAAATGAGATAGAAAACAATGAAAGAAAGCTAAAATCAAGTTTAGATGAAGTTGAAATCTTAAAAAAAGAACTAGATGAAATAACTAAAAAAGAAATAGCTAATAATGAGGAGAAAGATTTACTTAATTCTCAAATTAAAGCAAAACAAGAAGAATTAGCTAAAACAGAAGAAAGAAATGAATTTTTAGTAAATCAGCTTTCTGAAATAAGTAAGACTATAAATAAACTTTCTCAGGATATCAGAGAATATGAATATCAAGAGAAAACTTCATCTGGTAAGTTAGAAGCACTTATAAGAATGGAAGAAAGTAATGAGGGATTTTTCAAATCTGTTAAAGAAGTTTTAAATAGTGGTATTAGTGGTATAGATGGAGTATTGATTTCACTTATTAAGTTTGATGATAAATTAGCTAAGGCAATTGAAGCAGCAGTATCAGGTAATTTACAAGATATCATAGTTGAAGATAAGGAAGTTGCAAAAAAATGTATAGCTTTTTTAACTGAAAGAAAACTAGGTAGAGCTTCATTTCTAGCACTTGATACAATAAAAGTAAGCAGAAGAGAGTTTAAAGGAAACATGCCTGGAGTTTTGGGATTGGCTGCTGACTTAGTAAGTGCTGAAGATAAGTATAAAAAGGTTGTAGATTTTGTTTTTGGTGGACTTTTAATAGTTGAAAATATAGATGTAGCAACAGATATATTAAATAAAAATCTCTTTGCTGGGAATATAGTTACAGTAAATGGAGAGCTTGTTAGTTCAAGAGGAAGAATTACTGGAGGAGAAAATCAAAAATCAAGTATCAATCAAATTTTTGAAAGAAAAAAAGAAATAAAGGTTTTAGAAGAAAAAGTATCAAATTTGAAGTCTAAGATAGTTGAAGAGAGTAAAAGAAGAGAAGACTTGAGTATTAAACTAGAAAACTATGAAAACGAGATTGATAAGATAGATTCTTTGGAAGATAATATTAGAAAAAAAATGGAGTTACTAAAGAAAGATTTTGAAAATTTATCTGAAAAATCTGAAAGAATTTCTAAAGAGCTTCGTAACATAAAGTTTAATATTGATGATGCAGAAAAATATAAGACTTCTTATCAAGATAGAATAAATTCATCAGTTTCAAATATTGAAGAAATTGAGAAACATATAAATTCTCTTAGAAAAGATTTGGAAGCCGACGAACTTACATTAAAAGAAACTCTAGCTAATATTGATGAGTTAAATAAGCAGTTTTCTGATACTAGAATTATTTTTCTTAACAATAAAAATAGTATAGAGCAGTATGAAAGAGATATAATCAGCAAAGAGAATGAAAATTCAGATTTAAAAGAAGAAAAAGAAAAGAATTCTAATGTTGTTATAGAACTTTCACAAAATATTGAAGAACTAGAAAAAAATGAAGAACAATTACAAAAAGAGATAGAAGAACATATTAGAATTTATAACTCTGAAAACAGAGATATTGAAGTTTTAAATGAAAGAGAAAACAATTTAAGTAATGAAGAAAGAGAGCTATCTAAAGATAAATCTAAATTAGAAACAGATTTATTACACTCTAATGATAGACTTGAAAAAATAACAGAAGTTATTGAAAAAATAAAAACAGACATTGAAAATATAAATGAAAAATTAACAGAACTCACAGATGTTACAGCAAAAGCTGTTGAAGTTGAAAAATTAAAGAGTTCAAAAGATTATCTAAGAAGTTTAGAAAATAAAATTAATAATTTTGGAGATGTCAATTTACTTGCTATCAATGAATTTAAAGAACTAAAAGAAAAATATGATTATTTAGCAAGAGAAAGAGATGATGTTGTAAAATCGAGAAAACAAGTAATGGATTTAATTCAAGAGATAGATGAAAGAATACATGAAGATTTCCATACAACATACGAAAATATAAATGAAAACTTTAACAAAATGTGTGAGGAAACTATTAGAAATACTGAAGGAAGATTGAATATAATAAATCCTGAAGATTTTGATAACTGTGGTATAGAAATATTTGTAAAATTTAAAAATAAGAAGAAGCAGCCTCTTTCTTTACTTTCAGGTGGAGAAAAATCTATGGTGGCAATAGCCTTTATAATGGCTATCTTTATGTATAAGCCAAGTCCATTTACTTTCTTAGATGAAATAGAGGCAGCACTTGATGAAAAGAACACTAAGAATTTACTTGGTAAATTAAGAGATTTTACAGATAAGTCACAATTTATCTTAATTACTCACAATAAAGAGACAATGAAGGAATCAGATAGTATATTTGGAGTTACTATGAATAAAGAAATAGGAATTTCAAAGATAGTGTCACCTGATAAGATAACAAAGATATTGGATTCAAATAAAGAAAGTAATTAA
- the lpxK gene encoding tetraacyldisaccharide 4'-kinase yields MKLLSYIYLLITTIRNFLYDEKILPIRKVPDVEVICIGNVSVGGTGKTPAVHFFVKKLLAKGRKVAVVSRGYRGKRKRDPLLVSDGMVIFATAQESGDESYLHALNLKVPVIVGADRYKACMFAKKHFDIDTIVLDDGFQHRKLYRDRDVVLIDATNPFGGGYVLPAGLLREDFRRAARRAYEFIITKSDLVNERELRRIKNYLRKKFKKEVSVAKHGISCLCDLKGNMKPLFWVKGKKVLIFSGLANPLNFEKTVISLAPSYIERIDFKDHHNFKAKDIALVKKKAEKMDADYIITTEKDLVKLPDNLNINNLYVLKIEFTMLEDNTLKDMKG; encoded by the coding sequence ATGAAGTTATTGTCATATATATATCTTTTGATAACAACAATACGAAATTTTTTATATGATGAAAAAATATTACCCATAAGAAAAGTTCCTGATGTTGAAGTTATATGTATAGGGAATGTCAGTGTTGGAGGAACGGGAAAAACTCCAGCAGTTCATTTCTTTGTAAAAAAATTATTGGCAAAAGGAAGAAAAGTTGCTGTAGTTTCCCGTGGATATAGGGGGAAAAGAAAGAGAGATCCTCTTTTAGTTAGCGATGGAATGGTAATCTTTGCAACAGCACAGGAAAGTGGAGATGAATCATATCTACATGCTTTAAACTTAAAAGTTCCTGTAATTGTTGGTGCAGATAGATATAAGGCTTGTATGTTTGCAAAAAAACATTTTGATATAGACACTATAGTTTTAGATGATGGTTTTCAACATAGAAAACTATACAGAGATAGAGATGTAGTCCTTATAGATGCTACAAACCCCTTTGGTGGAGGCTATGTCTTACCAGCAGGACTCTTAAGAGAGGATTTTAGAAGGGCTGCTAGAAGGGCTTATGAGTTTATAATAACTAAGTCAGATTTAGTAAACGAAAGAGAACTCAGAAGAATAAAAAATTATCTTAGAAAGAAATTTAAAAAGGAAGTTTCTGTTGCAAAACATGGTATAAGTTGTCTTTGTGATTTAAAAGGAAATATGAAGCCATTATTTTGGGTGAAAGGGAAGAAAGTTTTGATATTCTCAGGGTTAGCTAATCCTTTGAACTTTGAAAAGACTGTAATTTCTTTAGCACCTAGCTATATAGAAAGAATAGACTTTAAAGATCACCATAATTTTAAAGCAAAAGATATAGCACTTGTAAAGAAAAAAGCTGAAAAAATGGATGCTGACTATATAATTACAACAGAGAAAGATTTAGTAAAATTACCAGATAATTTAAATATTAATAATTTGTATGTATTAAAAATTGAATTTACTATGTTAGAGGATAATACATTGAAAGATATGAAAGGGTAA
- the nadD gene encoding nicotinate (nicotinamide) nucleotide adenylyltransferase: MRIAIYGGSFNPMHIGHEKIVDYVLNNLNMDKIIIIPVGIPSHRENNLEQSDTRLKICKEIFKGNKKIEVSDIEIKSEGKSYTYDTLLKLIDLYGENNEFFEIIGEDSLKSLKTWKNYEELLKICKFIVFRRKDDKNIQIDKEFLNNKNIIILENEYYNISSTEIRNMVKNNEDISAFVNKKVKKLIEKEYLD, translated from the coding sequence ATGAGAATAGCTATCTATGGTGGAAGTTTTAACCCTATGCATATAGGACATGAAAAAATTGTAGACTATGTTCTAAATAATCTAAATATGGATAAGATTATAATAATTCCAGTAGGTATACCCTCGCATAGAGAAAATAATTTGGAACAATCTGATACTAGATTAAAAATTTGTAAAGAAATTTTTAAAGGAAATAAAAAAATAGAAGTATCTGATATAGAAATAAAGAGTGAAGGAAAATCATATACCTATGATACACTTCTAAAGCTAATAGATCTATATGGAGAAAACAATGAGTTTTTTGAAATAATAGGTGAAGATTCTTTAAAAAGTTTAAAAACTTGGAAAAACTATGAAGAATTATTGAAAATATGTAAGTTTATTGTTTTTAGAAGAAAAGATGATAAAAATATTCAAATAGATAAGGAGTTTTTAAATAATAAAAATATTATTATTTTAGAAAATGAGTACTATAATATATCTTCAACAGAAATAAGAAATATGGTAAAAAATAATGAAGATATCAGTGCTTTTGTAAATAAGAAAGTAAAAAAATTAATAGAAAAAGAATACTTAGATTAA
- a CDS encoding alanine/glycine:cation symporter family protein, translating into MVNLIASINSLFWGSLLILLLVGTGIFFTIRLRFVQVRKFRKGITQLTGDFDLNGKDADHNGMSSFQALATAIAAQVGTGNLAGAATAIVSGGPGAIFWMWVSAFFGMSTIYAEAILSQLFKKKVEGEVTGGPAYYIEELFNKGILAKVLAVFFSLSCILALGFMGNGVQANSIGEAVQNAFNISPYITGAVVALLGGFVFFGGLKRIASFTEKVVPIMAGLYILICIIIIAINHANILTAFESIFVNAFSTKSILGGFLGMGVKKAIRYGVARGLFSNEAGMGSTPHAHAIAKVKNPVEQGNVALITVFIDTFVVLTLTALVILTANVGDGTLTGITLTQKSFEAALGYSGNIFIAVALFFFAFSTIIGWYFFGEANIKYLFGKKAINIYRVLVMISIFIGSTQKVDLVWELADLFNGLMVIPNLIALLLLNKLVLETSDEYDKIHKL; encoded by the coding sequence ATGGTAAATTTAATTGCAAGTATTAATAGTCTATTTTGGGGAAGTCTTTTAATCTTACTTTTAGTAGGAACAGGAATCTTTTTTACAATTAGATTGAGATTTGTACAAGTTAGAAAATTCAGAAAGGGAATAACTCAATTAACAGGGGATTTTGACTTAAATGGTAAAGATGCTGACCACAATGGGATGTCATCATTTCAAGCTTTGGCAACAGCTATAGCAGCTCAAGTTGGAACAGGAAATCTAGCAGGGGCAGCAACAGCTATAGTATCTGGAGGACCAGGAGCTATATTCTGGATGTGGGTAAGTGCATTTTTTGGAATGTCAACTATCTATGCAGAAGCAATATTAAGTCAATTATTTAAGAAAAAGGTTGAAGGAGAAGTAACAGGAGGACCTGCTTACTATATAGAAGAATTATTTAATAAAGGAATTTTAGCTAAAGTTCTTGCAGTATTCTTTTCACTTTCTTGTATACTTGCTTTAGGATTTATGGGGAATGGAGTACAAGCAAACTCTATAGGTGAAGCAGTCCAAAATGCTTTTAATATATCACCATATATAACAGGAGCGGTAGTTGCATTACTTGGAGGTTTTGTATTCTTTGGAGGACTTAAAAGAATAGCTTCTTTTACAGAAAAAGTTGTACCTATTATGGCAGGATTATACATTTTAATCTGTATAATAATCATTGCAATAAACCATGCTAATATTTTAACAGCTTTTGAATCTATATTTGTAAATGCATTTTCTACAAAATCTATCTTAGGAGGATTTTTAGGAATGGGAGTGAAGAAGGCTATTAGATATGGGGTTGCAAGAGGACTATTTTCAAATGAAGCTGGTATGGGTTCAACACCACATGCTCATGCGATAGCTAAGGTTAAAAATCCTGTTGAACAAGGAAATGTTGCTTTAATAACAGTATTTATTGACACTTTTGTTGTATTAACTTTAACAGCTCTTGTAATTTTAACAGCAAATGTAGGAGATGGAACTTTAACAGGAATTACATTGACACAAAAATCTTTTGAAGCAGCTTTAGGATATTCAGGAAATATATTTATAGCAGTTGCTTTATTCTTCTTTGCATTTTCAACTATTATTGGTTGGTACTTCTTTGGAGAAGCAAATATTAAATATCTTTTTGGTAAAAAAGCAATTAATATCTATAGAGTTTTAGTAATGATATCAATTTTTATAGGATCTACTCAAAAAGTTGATCTAGTTTGGGAACTTGCAGATTTATTTAATGGACTTATGGTAATTCCTAACTTAATTGCTCTATTACTTCTAAATAAATTAGTTTTAGAAACTTCAGATGAATATGATAAAATACATAAATTGTGA
- a CDS encoding DUF1858 domain-containing protein — protein MVTGDMNIMEAVEKYPVIVEVLQRNGLGCVGCMIASGETLAEGIEAHGLDTKAILDEINSLIKE, from the coding sequence ATGGTTACAGGTGATATGAATATAATGGAAGCGGTTGAAAAATACCCAGTAATAGTTGAAGTTTTACAAAGAAATGGTTTAGGATGCGTAGGTTGTATGATCGCTTCTGGAGAAACTTTAGCAGAAGGAATTGAAGCTCACGGATTGGATACTAAAGCTATTCTTGATGAAATCAATTCTTTAATAAAAGAATAA